The window attattacttgtcATAagctatacattttttaatatacttcaTAATATGTATTGCATAATTAGATAAGATTATATGCCCCTATAATCTAAGATAAGCGAAAACTTCTCTTCGAATGTGATCAAGTAGgaattaataatgagaagTTTTATTGcgggaataaaagttttaacatttgaAGGAAACgtaaatactaataataataactccAATGTAACAACAAATAATTGTCAATTAAACAGATGTACGAATGAGTTGGTCTATCTGCAGCaagttattaatgaaaaaattaataaaaaagaaatattctatagCTTCGAACTTTTTCCAATGAAAGAACCCAGTGATATTTATAAGAGGttagtataaaaagaaaaaaaatataaatctcaTAGATTCTTAATGAACGTTTCACAAAAATTTCGCAATTAGATTCTTTGCAGAGATGGACAAACATTCTCCTGTATTTTATGCTTTAACTTGGCATACTAAGAATGCtataaattcttatttatccTTGGATATAGTTGAACAATTTCCTTCTCCAACGTTATTACATGTAGCAGGTAAAGGTTTAAAACGATGTAATgtagaaatgatattaaaaagagcATACGATCTTGgaataagaaatatctttGCTCTTCAAGGaggtaaacaataaaaattctttaacttTCTATTTACAGAtcatagatttaatattttaaatgaattaatcaaGTTTCAGATTCATTACTCGAAGACGGTGATTTTCCATATGCCATTGATTTAGTCAAATTTATTAGATCATATTTTGGTCAAGAGTTTAGTATTTGTGTCGCGGGTTATCCCGATACGCATCCATCATCGCCAAACAAAGATTTCGATCTCTTTCATCTAAAAGCAAAAGTATGAATcatatctaatttattttttaaaaagtttcgaatgaataaataatttcttgaaAGATTAACACAAATTTACAAGTtagaacgaaaaacaaaactacaaatcgttaagaaaaataatcgataattaaattttatatatatatatatatatatatatatatatatatccaagttgcatttaatatataaattatagtaaTTTCATATCAACTACTTATAGGTCGACGCAGGTgcagattttattataacacaaatattttttgagtCTGATacgtttataaattttgttaatgaTTGTAGAAATATCGGAATAACAATTCCAATTATTCCTGGTATTTTCCCTATACCGGAGTATAAATCTTTACAAAGAATGACTGATGTTTGTCGCTTAAATATACCAAATAAAATATCCGATCGTTTAGAGACAATAAAGAATGACGACGAAGCAGTAAAGAATTTTGGAATTGAATTCGCAATCAATTTAATTAAGGATATCATTGAACGCCGGGCTTCGTAtggttttcatttatttacattaaataagtaattaattattatgatttttacaattattatgtttttttatataatatatattatgcttTTTTTTCACAGGATAACAATGattcaaaatatatgtaatcaATTGAATCTAATTTACTAATtgcataataaaaaagaatacacgATAACCaaagttaaatttaatttgtgtTTGTTTCTTGTTTTAAACGGATACTCcacatctctttctatctttacaTAGTATGTTCGTTTGTTATTACATATTGATTCATGaaatattaagatatttttatttttttaaatatgttgTTGCGATCGTCTACCATCATCGTGAGTTATTAATCATGGCttcatataagaaaaaatcaatgttTCATCTGACAAGTGAGAATTCTATTGTATGCAtgatttttcttgaaaaaaaaaaaagggtgtacacgcgcacacacacatccGCGCGCGCAGCAGCATGCACACGAAACTAAATCAGTCGGAATCTTGTATTCTTTCGTTTGTCATTCGATTGCTtaaggaaatataaataaattacttgacatttttgtttaaatgttaaataacaacatttttaaatctaataaagtttatatatacgtatgtttaATAGAAacttccattaaaaaaaaaaaaaaccagccGTATTGGAGAAGTATTTGGCATTGActtcatttacatttttccGCTTTATTTACAGCTTGTCGATTAACAATTTTCAGACACtaagataaatgatataatataatataattgattacaataaatattttgaaaatatcttacctgtaatgatataaaaacGCTACGCTTGAAACCGTTCCTGACACTTGtttcttaataattgtaactCCATTCTATTGCTGCtgtttttgtaaattttcttgtaacatttttgaaattcaggtttttgttttttcatcaaTTTATGGTAatctaatacattttattcctGCCTTTCCAATGTTTCTACTCTCGAATATCCAAGATCTTCCTGACAAGCGTCGTTCTCTGTATCCGCAAAATTCACCCTACTTTCGGGTTTTCTAAATTCTCTAATCGTATAacgtttcttcatttttcacttctttacatttctttctacttcgatcgattgtttataatagagattttacaaattttaccGAATGCGATTCTGCTGCATCAAGTCTAGCAGCTTTTCTTCGTAAATcctgaaataatttaattgtaaatatatattaaacaagtATTTGATTGTTTTCTATAAACTCACTATCGTCTTTCTTGGACGATttcagaataatatataaaaaaagtccTGTTAGATAGACTCGCCATGTGTGAAAAACTAGAAAGCGTTATTCTCTGAGATCCTAAGACTAGTACGTTGCAAGCTGGCATTTTGGATAATTTTGTCAAATTTCTGGCAACATCTAATATGTAATGtagatatattacattttcaaaagttgatgtttaaaattgaaataaatatttccacAATTATTGGAGCTGTAAATGCTCCaactattaaagaaatatttggtGCTGcaagattatatttaatatcttttaaatccattttcgaaaaaatatatattgcacTACAAGAGCTAAgtttgaatattatatatgtatacgtttatTTTTGGTCCTACATTTTGAAACTACCTTTCTTCAACTGTCATCACTGAATTGTATACGTTTGAAGCTTGACATGAGGCATTCGTTGCATCCTAAATATAGCATGCACATTTTACTTGCAACTatcaaaaagattattttctaGAGATTCTTCAAAGTCATATGATCACTTATCAAGAAAAACATATCATCACTTTTCGCTTATTGACGGAGTCGAGGGCTCTAGAAAAATTGttagacatatacatacgaaAATAACACAATTCGAATATGACGACCAGCACGTTATgttcgatatataataaatataaattaaattgaacacaagatatgtaatatacatacatatacatatacatatatgtatatgtatatgttataacCAAGGTATCTGGAATTAGGGtagaaaattcgaaagaagaTACAAATACAAGTATCATGCTTGACTGTAAGCGAGAGTTTCCCTCCAACTTGAAGCAAAATTGAACCTGCTTTTGTTTAAATCAAACGTTTTTTAGGGACATGAAAGACAATAAGGgtcataataattaacacaAAATATTgagtagataaatatattacacttTCACTTACAGTACATTTGTGAAAAATACATCAGACTTACGCGGCTATATCGcatgacacacacacacatatatatatatatatatatatatatatatatatatatatatatatatatacatacacatgtacgtacatatatatatatacacacacacacacatacaaagacGCAATTCAACAAAATTTGTTCAGTACTGTCCATACAATGGGATGATGATACGAGATAATCAACGAAAATGAATATTCTATGCGATATATTCCACGTACTTTTAGCGACCTttacaaaataacaaatatttgaatatatacgTTTTAATAAGTTTTTCATACActcatatgttgtatatcaTATGGTTTATCATACCataccatatacatatatgataagTCTTTTCATAGTTATCTTATGTTTCAACATGCTGTAAGATGATGAAAAGAGACATAAGAATTCGTCTTGCATAAAACAAAGCTCTTTAAGACTAATGtacctttacttttttttaaattacaaacTCAAATTCTATTGCTAAAGCATAATGCTAATATAGCACGTATATTTATTCTCAACATCTTACGCAACCAGTTTTCTAccttcgaataataatatttagaaaatgtGGATTTGCGAGAAATAAGTCGTACATTGTGAATACTGGTTTAAGTGTAATTTGATAATTTCAtacaatgaatattatataaatgttaaaaaaaaaaaaaaaagaaaagaaaaagaaatacttaaGATTTTCAAGTATAACACAAAATCTATAAAGAATCTGTACTGCTAGTGCCAAGTGCATTGACTATACATTATATAccgatatgtatataattattatcgttttgtaTGTTCAAACAAAGAACGTTAGTATAGATTGTATGTGATTTCATACCATCAACATAGGTATGTGTGTATCATTATACACATAGTGACATGTTTAACATGCAATTAATCTGAAGCTTGCACAAACAGTATTGTTGCGCTTATTACTTCCCATTGTACACAGCCCTCTTCGCTTTTATTCTACATTCAAGTTAATGCTTCACATTATGaatagaaacgagaaaaaaaaataattagagcTATCATTGAAACCTTGTAGAAATAGATTACATATAGAATCcaataaaatt is drawn from Vespa crabro chromosome 19, iyVesCrab1.2, whole genome shotgun sequence and contains these coding sequences:
- the LOC124430578 gene encoding methylenetetrahydrofolate reductase isoform X2, with the translated sequence MRSFIAGIKVLTFEGNVNTNNNNSNVTTNNCQLNRCTNELVYLQQVINEKINKKEIFYSFELFPMKEPSDIYKRFFAEMDKHSPVFYALTWHTKNAINSYLSLDIVEQFPSPTLLHVAGKGLKRCNVEMILKRAYDLGIRNIFALQGDSLLEDGDFPYAIDLVKFIRSYFGQEFSICVAGYPDTHPSSPNKDFDLFHLKAKVDAGADFIITQIFFESDTFINFVNDCRNIGITIPIIPGIFPIPEYKSLQRMTDVCRLNIPNKISDRLETIKNDDEAVKNFGIEFAINLIKDIIERRASYGFHLFTLNKITMIQNICNQLNLIY
- the LOC124430578 gene encoding methylenetetrahydrofolate reductase isoform X3, whose translation is MRSFIAGIKVLTFEGNVNTNNNNSNVTTNNCQLNRCTNELVYLQQVINEKINKKEIFYSFELFPMKEPSDIYKRFFAEMDKHSPVFYALTWHTKNAINSYLSLDIVEQFPSPTLLHVAGKGLKRCNVEMILKRAYDLGIRNIFALQGVSDSLLEDGDFPYAIDLVKFIRSYFGQEFSICVAGYPDTHPSSPNKDFDLFHLKAKVDAGADFIITQIFFESDTFINFVNDCRNIGITIPIIPGIFPIPEYKSLQRMTDVCRLNIPNKISDRLETIKNDDEAVKNFGIEFAINLIKDIIERRASITMIQNICNQLNLIY
- the LOC124430578 gene encoding methylenetetrahydrofolate reductase isoform X1, coding for MRSFIAGIKVLTFEGNVNTNNNNSNVTTNNCQLNRCTNELVYLQQVINEKINKKEIFYSFELFPMKEPSDIYKRFFAEMDKHSPVFYALTWHTKNAINSYLSLDIVEQFPSPTLLHVAGKGLKRCNVEMILKRAYDLGIRNIFALQGVSDSLLEDGDFPYAIDLVKFIRSYFGQEFSICVAGYPDTHPSSPNKDFDLFHLKAKVDAGADFIITQIFFESDTFINFVNDCRNIGITIPIIPGIFPIPEYKSLQRMTDVCRLNIPNKISDRLETIKNDDEAVKNFGIEFAINLIKDIIERRASYGFHLFTLNKITMIQNICNQLNLIY
- the LOC124430578 gene encoding methylenetetrahydrofolate reductase 2 isoform X5 encodes the protein MRSFIAGIKVLTFEGNVNTNNNNSNVTTNNCQLNRCTNELVYLQQVINEKINKKEIFYSFELFPMKEPSDIYKRFFAEMDKHSPVFYALTWHTKNAINSYLSLDIVEQFPSPTLLHVAGKGLKRCNVEMILKRAYDLGIRNIFALQGVSDSLLEDGDFPYAIDLVKFIRSYFGQEFSICVAGYPDTHPSSPNKDFDLFHLKAKVDAEISE
- the LOC124430578 gene encoding methylenetetrahydrofolate reductase isoform X4, which codes for MKEPSDIYKRFFAEMDKHSPVFYALTWHTKNAINSYLSLDIVEQFPSPTLLHVAGKGLKRCNVEMILKRAYDLGIRNIFALQGVSDSLLEDGDFPYAIDLVKFIRSYFGQEFSICVAGYPDTHPSSPNKDFDLFHLKAKVDAGADFIITQIFFESDTFINFVNDCRNIGITIPIIPGIFPIPEYKSLQRMTDVCRLNIPNKISDRLETIKNDDEAVKNFGIEFAINLIKDIIERRASYGFHLFTLNKITMIQNICNQLNLIY